The Dehalococcoidales bacterium genome includes a region encoding these proteins:
- a CDS encoding metal ABC transporter ATP-binding protein, with protein MTSREKIAAAPAPAGNLPMQAEKLDIGYSGDVVVADINFGLKPGEALGLIGTNGCGKSTLLKTIVGLLPMLAGRLSVFGMPPGGNHSRIAYLGQFHSSGFVLPIRAIDVVRMGRFPLHGLWRRMNQQDEEIVLAAMQTMGVAKLAEYPLRSLSGGQQQRVYLAQVLAHRADLLVLDEPATGLDAGGKELYLRAIRGELLRGAAVVMATHDIQEEAALCRQVMLMARKVVAIGTPQDVLTPDALLKTFGIVVTGDKRLQVIETHHGHGGSEPPATK; from the coding sequence ATGACTAGCCGGGAAAAGATAGCGGCCGCACCGGCTCCTGCCGGGAATCTCCCGATGCAGGCGGAAAAACTGGATATAGGCTATTCCGGCGATGTGGTGGTGGCCGATATTAATTTTGGATTGAAACCCGGCGAAGCGCTCGGTCTCATCGGTACTAACGGCTGCGGTAAATCAACCCTCCTAAAAACAATAGTTGGACTGCTGCCGATGCTGGCGGGCCGGCTATCAGTCTTCGGTATGCCCCCCGGCGGCAATCACTCCCGGATTGCCTATCTCGGGCAGTTCCATTCTTCCGGGTTCGTCCTGCCGATACGGGCCATTGATGTCGTGCGCATGGGGCGCTTCCCTCTCCACGGATTATGGAGACGTATGAACCAGCAGGACGAAGAAATTGTGCTTGCGGCCATGCAGACCATGGGCGTCGCAAAACTGGCCGAATATCCGTTACGTTCACTTTCCGGCGGCCAGCAGCAGCGGGTCTATCTCGCCCAGGTACTGGCGCATCGGGCTGACCTCCTGGTCCTTGATGAGCCGGCCACGGGATTGGATGCCGGAGGAAAAGAGCTTTATTTAAGGGCAATTAGAGGAGAACTGCTCCGCGGGGCCGCCGTCGTCATGGCGACCCATGATATTCAAGAAGAAGCGGCGCTTTGCCGGCAGGTAATGCTGATGGCGCGGAAGGTGGTAGCTATAGGCACGCCGCAAGACGTACTGACGCCGGATGCCCTGCTGAAAACTTTCGGCATCGTAGTTACCGGGGATAAACGACTGCAGGTGATTGAAACCCATCACGGTCACGGCGGCTCCGAGCCGCCCGCTACAAAGTAA
- a CDS encoding trehalose-6-phosphate synthase has product MWTRESLGQLVKEKLSRYLLVVVSNREPYVHTLAGDKITWHQPVGGLTEALDPVLRSSGGTWVAQGSGDADRKVVDAADRVAVPPDRPEYTLRRVWLTQEEVNGYYLGFANEGLWPLCHTTSVPPVFRDGDWLTYKKVNRIFADAVAQEIGGRRALVLVQDYHFALLASYIRAQNPGLTIGQFWHIPWPSFKVLRTCPWYGEILAGLLGNDLLGFHTPSYCRNFKESVEDAAVNGATAVEAFPISVDFRKISGDAAAPEVEREMDSLRREFNLEGKYVGIGMDRLDYTKGIPERLQALDRFLEDNSRYLGRVVFIQAGMPSRTQVGIYEQLDRRVDELIRGLNQKYGTASWQPVIPLMRQLTPVTLNALRRLAHFCVVSSLHDGMNLVAKEYVAARTDDDGVLILSKFTGAAEELAEAVFIDPRVIGEFAGKIKEAIEMPEEERRRRMSALRRTVAENNIYKWGASMLSRLAAIAEEK; this is encoded by the coding sequence ATGTGGACGCGGGAGAGCCTGGGGCAACTCGTTAAGGAAAAGCTGTCGCGCTACCTGCTGGTGGTCGTCTCCAACCGCGAGCCGTACGTGCATACCCTGGCGGGCGATAAGATAACCTGGCATCAGCCCGTGGGCGGCCTCACCGAGGCGCTGGACCCCGTGCTGCGCTCTTCCGGCGGCACCTGGGTCGCCCAGGGCAGCGGGGACGCCGACCGCAAGGTGGTAGATGCCGCCGACCGCGTGGCCGTGCCGCCGGACCGGCCGGAATACACCCTGCGCCGGGTGTGGCTGACCCAGGAGGAAGTCAACGGCTACTACCTGGGCTTTGCCAACGAGGGGCTCTGGCCTTTATGCCACACCACCTCCGTGCCGCCGGTCTTCCGGGACGGCGACTGGCTCACCTATAAGAAAGTTAACCGGATTTTCGCCGATGCGGTCGCGCAGGAGATAGGCGGCCGGCGCGCTTTGGTGCTGGTGCAGGACTATCATTTCGCCCTGCTGGCCAGCTATATCCGGGCGCAAAACCCGGGGCTGACCATCGGCCAGTTCTGGCACATCCCTTGGCCTTCTTTTAAAGTGCTGCGCACCTGCCCCTGGTACGGGGAAATACTGGCGGGGCTGCTGGGCAACGATTTGCTCGGTTTCCACACGCCGTCTTACTGCCGTAATTTTAAAGAGTCGGTGGAGGATGCCGCGGTGAACGGCGCCACCGCGGTGGAAGCTTTCCCCATCAGCGTGGACTTCCGGAAAATTTCCGGCGATGCCGCCGCTCCCGAAGTAGAGCGGGAGATGGACAGCCTGCGTCGCGAGTTCAACCTGGAAGGCAAGTACGTCGGCATCGGCATGGACAGATTGGACTATACCAAGGGTATTCCGGAGCGACTCCAGGCGCTGGACAGGTTTCTGGAAGATAATTCCCGCTACCTCGGCCGGGTGGTCTTTATCCAGGCCGGTATGCCCAGCCGCACGCAGGTGGGGATTTACGAACAGTTGGACCGCCGCGTGGACGAACTTATCCGCGGCCTCAACCAGAAATACGGCACCGCTTCCTGGCAGCCGGTAATTCCTCTAATGCGGCAGCTTACGCCGGTCACCCTGAACGCTTTGCGGCGTCTGGCCCATTTCTGCGTGGTCAGCTCCCTGCATGACGGCATGAACCTGGTAGCCAAGGAATACGTTGCCGCCCGGACGGATGACGACGGCGTTTTGATATTGAGCAAGTTCACCGGCGCCGCCGAGGAGCTGGCGGAGGCCGTTTTCATCGACCCCCGCGTCATCGGGGAGTTTGCCGGTAAAATCAAAGAAGCCATCGAGATGCCGGAGGAGGAGCGGCGGCGCCGCATGTCCGCCCTGCGCCGGACGGTGGCGGAAAACAATATCTACAAGTGGGGAGCCTCCATGCTCTCCCGGCTGGCGGCCATCGCGGAGGAAAAATGA
- a CDS encoding indolepyruvate oxidoreductase subunit beta, translating to MDLLITGVGGQGVVLASDIIGETALAAGFDVKKTDTLGMAQRGGSVVSHVRLAEKVNSPLIKEGTADLLLAFEKLEAARWSHYLAPGAIVIINDYEQPPLSVGLGQVKYPSNDDIAAALKRRTDKIYFIDGNRKVKALGNVRTLNIFMLGCFSVFAPLDIAVWQESISRRMADNIREINLKAFAAGRKEIEGVRIG from the coding sequence ATGGATTTACTAATCACCGGGGTGGGGGGACAGGGCGTCGTCCTGGCTTCCGACATCATCGGGGAAACGGCTTTAGCCGCCGGATTCGACGTGAAAAAGACGGACACGCTGGGCATGGCGCAGCGCGGCGGCAGCGTGGTCAGCCACGTGCGCCTGGCGGAAAAAGTGAACTCGCCGCTGATAAAGGAAGGCACGGCCGACCTGCTGCTCGCCTTTGAAAAGCTGGAAGCCGCCCGCTGGAGCCATTATCTGGCGCCGGGCGCTATCGTGATAATCAACGATTACGAGCAGCCGCCGCTTTCGGTGGGGCTGGGGCAGGTCAAGTACCCCTCCAACGATGATATCGCCGCCGCGTTAAAACGGCGCACGGACAAGATTTATTTTATCGACGGCAACCGGAAAGTGAAAGCTCTGGGCAATGTCCGCACGCTGAACATCTTCATGCTCGGCTGTTTTTCCGTTTTCGCGCCGCTGGATATCGCCGTCTGGCAGGAAAGCATCAGCCGGCGCATGGCGGACAATATCCGCGAGATAAACCTCAAGGCGTTCGCGGCGGGCAGAAAGGAAATCGAAGGTGTCCGTATCGGCTAG
- a CDS encoding Fur family transcriptional regulator — protein sequence MYYTQKKIESTLRQRGYKITPQRRSVISVILNAREHLTPTAIHEKVHREHPSVGLVTIYRTLEMLAELGLICETHAGGSCRSYLIRRPAGHHHHLICSDCGRVIDFTDCGLGELERRLSAETSFKINGHLLEFLGQCRECSLTAGAAK from the coding sequence ATGTACTACACGCAGAAGAAAATAGAAAGCACTTTAAGGCAGCGCGGCTACAAGATAACGCCGCAGCGCCGCTCCGTTATTTCCGTGATTCTTAACGCGAGGGAGCACCTCACGCCCACGGCCATTCATGAAAAAGTCCACCGCGAGCACCCCTCGGTGGGGCTGGTGACCATTTACCGCACCCTGGAGATGCTGGCGGAGCTGGGGCTTATCTGTGAAACGCACGCCGGGGGTAGCTGCCGCAGCTATCTGATACGCCGCCCCGCCGGGCACCACCACCACCTGATTTGCTCGGACTGCGGCCGGGTCATAGACTTTACGGACTGCGGCCTAGGCGAGCTGGAGCGCCGGCTCAGCGCGGAGACCAGTTTCAAAATTAACGGCCATCTGCTAGAGTTCCTGGGACAGTGCCGGGAGTGCAGCCTGACCGCCGGCGCCGCCAAATAA
- a CDS encoding metal ABC transporter substrate-binding protein — protein MFFVLIVLLPFTTLACQPGAGTSNSGKKSIVVTYSVLGSIVKDLVGDQADVTVSIPNGLDPHEWEPSAKDIEAINKADLVVENGMELEGGMEKTLQTARDNGVRFFTVSNHITVRHVGTGEGIPSGDPDQAVGAADPHIWMDPLTMKSVVQALAPVLTQELNLDVTDRAVELASQLDSLNAEVAQTVAQVPLSERKLVTGHESMGYFAQRYDFQLIGVIVPSLSSQAEVSAADLAALKTVIRDNQVKAIFTELGTSPVVAKAIGDETGIKVIELTTHALPSDGSYFTFMRDLAATIVNALK, from the coding sequence TTGTTTTTCGTACTCATTGTACTACTCCCTTTTACCACGCTGGCCTGTCAGCCGGGCGCCGGAACAAGTAACAGCGGCAAGAAATCTATCGTCGTTACCTATTCCGTCCTCGGCTCCATAGTTAAAGACCTGGTCGGTGATCAGGCCGATGTAACAGTCTCCATTCCCAACGGACTGGACCCGCATGAATGGGAGCCGTCCGCGAAAGACATCGAGGCAATCAACAAAGCCGACCTGGTGGTGGAAAACGGGATGGAGCTGGAGGGCGGCATGGAAAAGACGCTTCAAACCGCCAGGGACAACGGAGTCAGGTTTTTTACTGTGTCCAATCACATTACGGTGCGTCATGTCGGGACCGGAGAAGGAATTCCTTCCGGCGACCCCGACCAGGCAGTTGGCGCCGCTGACCCTCACATCTGGATGGACCCTTTAACCATGAAAAGTGTCGTCCAGGCGCTCGCTCCTGTGCTGACTCAAGAACTCAATCTGGATGTAACCGACCGGGCGGTGGAATTGGCAAGCCAGCTGGACAGCCTTAACGCCGAAGTGGCGCAGACGGTGGCCCAGGTACCCTTAAGCGAACGCAAACTCGTCACCGGACACGAGTCCATGGGATACTTTGCGCAGCGCTACGATTTCCAGCTTATCGGGGTAATCGTTCCCAGCCTATCTTCACAGGCGGAAGTATCAGCGGCAGACCTGGCGGCGCTAAAGACAGTCATCCGGGATAACCAGGTAAAGGCGATATTTACCGAGCTTGGCACATCGCCGGTCGTCGCCAAAGCCATCGGGGATGAAACGGGGATTAAGGTGATAGAGCTTACAACGCATGCGCTGCCGTCTGATGGTTCTTATTTTACATTCATGCGTGACCTCGCAGCGACCATCGTTAATGCATTAAAATAG
- a CDS encoding gamma-glutamylcyclotransferase family protein: MTLPGKPILYFAYASNLNKKQMQERCPDARPRFSAVLPNYKLVFCGWSRQWHGGVASIKPFRGEKIRGAVYEVTDACFRKLDTYEVGYTRMNVTVFDEDNQPHLTVTYVKSGQLQEALPSKEYAAVIKQGYRDWGVG, from the coding sequence TTGACCCTTCCAGGTAAGCCGATATTATACTTCGCTTACGCCAGTAATCTTAATAAAAAACAGATGCAGGAACGCTGCCCTGATGCCAGGCCGCGTTTTTCAGCGGTACTGCCCAACTATAAGCTGGTCTTTTGCGGCTGGTCCCGCCAGTGGCACGGCGGCGTGGCCAGCATAAAACCCTTCCGGGGGGAAAAGATACGCGGCGCGGTATATGAGGTGACGGATGCCTGCTTTAGAAAGCTGGACACTTATGAGGTGGGCTACACCCGCATGAACGTCACCGTCTTTGACGAGGACAACCAGCCGCACCTGACCGTGACCTACGTGAAATCCGGACAGCTTCAGGAAGCCCTGCCCTCGAAAGAATACGCCGCGGTCATCAAGCAGGGATACCGGGACTGGGGCGTGGGCTAG
- a CDS encoding metal ABC transporter permease, with product MFLITPFSTNAFMLQALIAGILVSIACAVAGTFVILRGLAFIGDALAHGVLPGIALAILLGFPGIIGAAIGSVFMIGGITLITQKSRLSSDTAIGLLFVGMLALGVLIVSRSNSFSGDLTRILFGEILGISKSSIVIQFIATIVIAAVAIICARPFLLLSFDPEQAEVAGFPVRLYHNIMLFMVAATVIVSFQTVGTLLVFGLLIAPAGAGALLARRIEVMMAWAALFGALSMYSGLLISYYFNLAAGASIIMVAIIIFFIVFIIKNMGSRRAVMPQEKAHD from the coding sequence ATGTTTTTAATAACGCCATTTTCCACCAATGCTTTCATGCTCCAGGCCCTTATCGCCGGAATTCTGGTTTCCATCGCCTGCGCGGTTGCCGGGACTTTCGTTATTTTACGCGGTCTGGCTTTTATCGGGGACGCGCTGGCGCACGGTGTATTGCCCGGCATCGCTTTAGCGATACTGTTAGGTTTCCCCGGTATCATCGGCGCGGCGATTGGCTCTGTGTTCATGATAGGCGGCATCACGCTGATTACGCAGAAGTCACGGCTGTCCTCTGATACGGCCATCGGGCTTTTATTTGTCGGGATGCTAGCGCTCGGCGTATTGATTGTTTCCCGCTCCAACTCATTCAGCGGCGACCTTACACGTATACTGTTTGGCGAGATTCTGGGTATCAGCAAGTCATCAATAGTTATTCAGTTTATCGCGACGATTGTTATCGCGGCGGTTGCTATCATCTGCGCCCGGCCTTTCCTGTTGCTGAGCTTTGACCCGGAACAGGCGGAGGTGGCCGGTTTTCCGGTGCGTCTTTATCACAACATCATGCTCTTCATGGTCGCGGCGACGGTAATCGTCTCTTTCCAGACGGTGGGCACGCTGCTCGTTTTCGGTTTGCTCATCGCCCCGGCCGGCGCCGGCGCCCTCTTGGCGCGGCGTATTGAAGTAATGATGGCCTGGGCCGCACTCTTCGGGGCATTATCAATGTATTCCGGCTTACTGATAAGCTATTATTTCAACCTGGCAGCCGGCGCTTCTATCATCATGGTGGCCATAATCATATTTTTTATCGTGTTTATTATAAAGAACATGGGCAGTCGGCGGGCCGTTATGCCGCAGGAGAAAGCCCATGACTAG
- a CDS encoding PhzF family phenazine biosynthesis protein, with amino-acid sequence MMDSTRDKAITQTGIFKVNAFVAEGCKGNPAGVCLLPRAREDDYYIKVAVKMAAAETAFIYEENDIYRLRWFTLSGREVALCGHATLAAAGILWDKGYVSPEKTIRFTTKSGILKAARDGDYITLDFPRPEITEIKNREQDIKQATGLAPLFIGQTAFDYLVVVGSEAAVKAYKPDFEQLKKLDGRGISITARAAGRDYDFVSRFFAPSIGINEDPVTGSAHCALAVYWGGVLRKSGMLGYQTSREGGMVRVDLLKDRVLLGGRTKETAIPAAMRQLILSW; translated from the coding sequence ATGATGGATTCCACCCGGGATAAAGCCATAACCCAAACCGGCATCTTCAAAGTAAATGCCTTCGTGGCGGAGGGGTGTAAAGGCAATCCCGCCGGGGTATGCCTGTTGCCGCGGGCGCGGGAGGACGATTATTATATTAAAGTTGCCGTCAAAATGGCCGCTGCCGAGACGGCTTTTATTTATGAAGAAAATGATATTTACCGCCTGAGGTGGTTTACCCTCTCCGGCCGCGAGGTCGCCCTGTGCGGTCACGCCACTCTGGCCGCCGCCGGCATTTTGTGGGACAAGGGGTATGTTAGCCCGGAGAAAACAATCCGTTTTACCACCAAGAGCGGTATTTTAAAGGCGGCGCGGGACGGCGACTATATTACTTTGGACTTTCCCCGCCCTGAAATCACGGAAATAAAGAACCGGGAACAAGACATTAAGCAGGCTACGGGGCTTGCCCCGCTTTTTATCGGCCAGACCGCCTTTGATTACCTGGTGGTGGTCGGTTCGGAAGCCGCCGTAAAAGCCTATAAGCCGGATTTTGAGCAATTGAAGAAGCTGGACGGACGCGGTATCAGCATCACCGCCCGGGCCGCCGGCAGGGACTACGACTTTGTTTCCCGCTTCTTCGCGCCGTCTATCGGCATTAATGAAGACCCGGTAACCGGCTCCGCCCATTGCGCGCTGGCGGTTTACTGGGGCGGGGTATTGCGCAAATCAGGCATGCTGGGCTACCAGACATCACGGGAGGGGGGGATGGTCAGGGTTGACCTGCTTAAGGACAGGGTGCTGCTCGGCGGCAGAACTAAAGAGACTGCTATCCCGGCGGCGATGCGCCAATTGATTCTTTCCTGGTAG
- the otsB gene encoding trehalose-phosphatase produces MKHLFKKWANFAADRRAASHLLLLADYDGTLTPIVGKPADAVLSSSVKDKLQTLAARSDVSLGVISGRELAEIASLVGIKGIYYAGNHGLEMEGPGLEYTGPAKSIFIGVAMAEMAAKIAAALADVPGIIIQDKGLSLSVHYRLAPESEEARIAGVVRQVAEGWVKSRKIQIFGMKKVWEIRPLLDWDKGKAVQSIQSEIIRKLKPDRLLTVFLGDDTTDEDAFKVLRRPSGWSVFVGEGDKTSAAAYYLVSPAEVEEFLSRLIEMKL; encoded by the coding sequence ATGAAACACCTTTTCAAAAAATGGGCTAACTTCGCGGCGGACCGCCGCGCGGCGTCTCATTTGCTGCTGCTGGCGGACTATGACGGCACCCTCACGCCGATAGTCGGAAAACCGGCGGATGCCGTCCTCTCCTCCAGCGTGAAAGACAAGCTGCAAACGCTGGCGGCCAGGTCGGACGTAAGCCTGGGGGTCATCAGCGGGCGGGAGCTGGCGGAAATAGCGTCGCTGGTGGGCATCAAGGGCATTTATTACGCCGGCAACCACGGGCTGGAAATGGAGGGGCCGGGGCTGGAATATACCGGCCCGGCCAAGTCCATCTTCATCGGGGTGGCCATGGCGGAGATGGCGGCAAAGATAGCCGCGGCCCTGGCGGATGTCCCCGGCATTATCATCCAGGACAAGGGCTTGAGCCTGAGCGTCCATTACCGGCTGGCGCCGGAAAGTGAAGAAGCGCGCATTGCTGGGGTAGTGCGGCAGGTGGCCGAGGGGTGGGTCAAGTCCCGGAAAATACAAATCTTCGGCATGAAAAAAGTCTGGGAAATCCGCCCGCTGCTGGACTGGGACAAAGGCAAAGCCGTGCAGTCCATCCAGAGTGAGATAATCAGGAAGCTAAAACCCGACCGCCTGCTGACCGTCTTTTTAGGCGATGACACCACCGATGAGGACGCTTTCAAGGTGCTCCGCCGCCCCTCCGGCTGGAGCGTTTTTGTGGGGGAGGGGGATAAAACTTCCGCCGCCGCATATTACCTGGTCTCACCCGCCGAGGTGGAAGAGTTCCTGTCCCGCCTTATTGAAATGAAGCTGTAG
- the iorA gene encoding indolepyruvate ferredoxin oxidoreductase subunit alpha, whose protein sequence is MNTPKTLQLLSGNEALALGAYHAGIQLAAAYPGTPSTEIMENLSRFKDIYAEWSTNEKVAMEVGMGAAYTGVRAMVSMKHVGLNVASDPFMAASMTGIIGGLVVVCADDPQIHSSQNEQDNRHYARLAKVPMLEPGDSQDVYDLMGYAFDISEEFDTPVLFRTTTRIAHSKSVVDAKGVRTVKNASPAFHFNVQKYVMLPVNALPRHAFIEKRLLRLKEYAETFPMNKIIRNGRKLGIVTSGVAYQYAREVFPKASFLKLGMTWPLPEKMIKEFAASVDRLIVIEELDPFLQDNIKSMGIPVTGKEFIPLVGELNTRIVTESGIGAGLLPETEKPDILSPADGLPRRPPLLCPGCPHTGIYFTLNTLGQRNKLLEAKGPAEPKLIITGDIGCYTLGAYPPLNVLDTTACMGAGIGQAMGMEKAGVKSKVVAVIGDSTFMHSGITGLVDAVYNDGHFTILILDNHTTAMTGHQEHPGTGISAQGEPTNAVDIESLCRGIGVKDLKVVNAFDVKALRDALRDSLAQPVLSVIIVRGACAMQVKKRANPRKVDAEKCVQCGYCLKLGCGAIQTVDGKVFIEPSLCAGDACGICQQLCPQKAIGI, encoded by the coding sequence ATGAATACACCAAAGACTTTGCAACTGCTTTCCGGTAATGAAGCCCTGGCCCTCGGCGCTTACCACGCCGGCATTCAACTGGCGGCCGCCTACCCCGGCACGCCCAGCACGGAGATAATGGAAAACCTCTCCCGCTTCAAGGATATCTACGCCGAGTGGTCCACCAACGAGAAGGTAGCCATGGAGGTGGGGATGGGGGCGGCTTACACCGGGGTGCGCGCCATGGTCTCCATGAAGCACGTGGGGCTGAACGTAGCCAGCGACCCCTTTATGGCGGCCTCCATGACGGGCATCATCGGGGGGCTGGTGGTAGTCTGCGCCGACGACCCCCAGATACACAGCTCCCAGAACGAGCAGGACAACCGTCATTATGCCCGCCTGGCCAAGGTGCCGATGCTGGAGCCGGGCGACAGCCAGGACGTTTACGACCTCATGGGCTACGCCTTCGATATCAGTGAGGAGTTCGATACGCCCGTCCTTTTCCGCACCACCACCCGCATCGCGCACTCGAAGTCGGTGGTGGACGCAAAGGGCGTTCGGACGGTGAAAAACGCCAGTCCGGCCTTTCACTTCAACGTACAGAAATACGTGATGCTGCCGGTCAACGCTTTACCCCGCCACGCATTTATCGAAAAACGCCTGTTAAGGCTGAAGGAATACGCAGAAACCTTCCCCATGAACAAAATAATCCGCAACGGGCGGAAACTGGGCATCGTGACCAGCGGCGTTGCTTACCAGTACGCCCGCGAGGTCTTTCCCAAGGCCTCCTTCCTCAAGCTGGGCATGACCTGGCCGCTGCCGGAAAAAATGATAAAAGAGTTCGCGGCCAGCGTTGACCGGCTGATCGTCATCGAGGAGCTGGACCCGTTTTTGCAGGACAATATAAAGTCGATGGGCATTCCGGTAACCGGCAAGGAGTTTATCCCGCTGGTGGGCGAGCTGAACACGCGCATCGTCACGGAAAGCGGCATCGGCGCCGGACTGCTGCCGGAAACGGAAAAACCGGATATCCTGTCCCCCGCTGACGGACTGCCCCGCCGCCCGCCCCTGCTCTGTCCCGGCTGCCCCCACACCGGCATTTACTTTACTTTGAATACCCTGGGGCAGCGCAATAAGCTGCTGGAAGCTAAAGGACCCGCCGAGCCCAAGCTGATAATCACCGGGGACATCGGCTGCTACACGCTGGGCGCTTACCCGCCCCTCAACGTCCTGGACACGACCGCCTGCATGGGCGCGGGCATCGGGCAGGCGATGGGCATGGAAAAAGCCGGCGTGAAGAGCAAGGTGGTGGCGGTTATCGGCGACTCCACCTTTATGCATTCCGGCATTACCGGGCTGGTGGACGCCGTTTATAATGACGGGCATTTCACCATTTTGATACTGGACAACCACACCACTGCCATGACCGGCCACCAGGAGCACCCCGGCACCGGCATCTCCGCCCAGGGAGAGCCGACCAACGCCGTGGATATCGAGAGCTTGTGCCGGGGCATCGGCGTGAAAGATTTAAAAGTGGTCAACGCCTTCGACGTTAAGGCTTTAAGGGACGCTTTGCGGGACTCGCTGGCGCAGCCGGTGCTGTCCGTCATTATCGTGCGGGGCGCCTGCGCCATGCAGGTGAAAAAGCGCGCCAATCCCCGGAAAGTGGACGCGGAAAAGTGCGTGCAGTGCGGCTACTGCCTCAAGCTGGGCTGCGGCGCCATCCAGACCGTGGACGGCAAGGTATTTATCGAGCCGTCCCTCTGCGCCGGTGACGCCTGCGGCATCTGCCAGCAACTCTGCCCGCAGAAGGCGATAGGAATTTAG
- a CDS encoding sugar phosphate nucleotidyltransferase, translating to MRRLLAVILAGGTGERLSILSQDRAKPAVPFAGKYRIIDFTLSNCVNSQVHNIIVLTQYQPVSLTEHIGIGTPWGLNAPDRNIRLLQPYLAREEGRDWYKGTADAVFQNLDRMEKEDMDEVLILSGDHVYKMDYAAMLDFHRQNGADVTLAVTPMPDDELHRFGTVSLDEKSQVTHFQEKVKKPNSNLVSMGVYLFSTKTLRDCLDMRTGNDFGRDVLPRLVAKNRIFAFQFDGYWRDIGTLESYWQANMEIMSISQSFLADKDWTIYTRATEGPPSKIGDGAVVTNCLLSSSCKIEGRVEHSIISPGVQVAEGAIVKDSIVMDGTVIGRNSIIDHAILDKLVTIEPDCHIGAGNDYRANRLHPAILNSGLTIIGKGATVPADFTIGRNCIIYAGVTAKELPLSEVKSGETVRPRRRQVREQP from the coding sequence ATGCGCAGGTTACTGGCCGTTATTTTAGCCGGCGGTACGGGAGAACGCTTGAGCATCCTGTCTCAGGACCGTGCCAAGCCGGCGGTACCTTTTGCCGGGAAATACCGGATAATAGACTTTACCCTCAGCAACTGCGTCAATTCCCAGGTCCACAACATCATCGTCCTTACCCAGTACCAGCCCGTCTCCCTGACCGAGCATATCGGCATCGGCACGCCGTGGGGGCTGAACGCCCCGGACCGCAATATCCGGCTGCTCCAGCCTTATCTCGCCCGCGAAGAAGGCCGCGACTGGTACAAAGGCACCGCCGACGCCGTTTTCCAGAACCTGGACCGCATGGAAAAAGAAGACATGGACGAGGTGCTGATTCTCAGCGGCGACCACGTTTACAAGATGGACTACGCCGCCATGCTGGATTTCCACCGGCAAAACGGTGCGGACGTTACCCTGGCCGTTACCCCCATGCCCGACGACGAGCTGCACCGCTTCGGGACGGTCAGCCTCGACGAGAAATCACAGGTCACCCATTTCCAGGAAAAGGTAAAAAAACCGAATAGCAACCTGGTCTCCATGGGCGTTTACCTGTTTAGTACCAAGACCCTCCGCGATTGCCTGGATATGCGGACGGGTAATGACTTCGGGCGGGACGTACTGCCGCGGCTGGTGGCTAAAAACCGGATATTCGCCTTCCAATTCGACGGCTACTGGCGGGACATAGGGACGCTGGAAAGCTACTGGCAGGCCAACATGGAAATCATGTCCATCTCTCAGTCCTTCCTGGCGGACAAAGACTGGACGATATACACCCGGGCCACGGAAGGCCCGCCGAGCAAAATCGGGGACGGCGCCGTGGTCACCAATTGCCTGCTGTCCAGCAGTTGCAAGATTGAAGGGCGGGTGGAGCACTCCATCATTTCACCGGGGGTGCAGGTGGCGGAGGGAGCCATCGTCAAGGATTCCATCGTCATGGACGGCACGGTTATCGGTCGGAACAGCATCATCGACCATGCCATACTGGACAAACTGGTTACCATCGAGCCGGACTGCCATATCGGCGCCGGGAACGATTACCGTGCCAACCGTCTGCATCCCGCCATCCTGAACAGCGGGCTGACCATCATCGGCAAGGGGGCGACTGTCCCCGCCGACTTTACCATCGGGCGCAACTGCATCATCTACGCCGGCGTCACCGCCAAAGAGCTGCCCCTTAGCGAGGTTAAAAGCGGGGAAACGGTGCGGCCGCGGCGGCGGCAGGTGCGGGAACAGCCGTAA